GCTGGTACAAGGCGAGCATCGTCGGCTTCCTGATTCTCAATGCCCTGGTGTTGTGGACGGTCGGTCCGGTGGCGGCCGGCTGGCTGTTGGTGCTGGAGTTCATCTTCACCCTGGCCATGGCGCTCAAGTGTTACCCGCTGATGCCCGGCGGCTTGCTGCTGATCGAAGCACTGCTGCTGAAAATGACCACGCCCCAGGCGCTTTATGACGAGCTGGTGCACAACTTCCCGGTGATCCTGCTGCTGATGTTCATGGTGGCGGGCATCTATTTCATGAAAGACCTGCTGCTGTTTCTTTTCTCGCGTCTGCTGTTGGGGGTTCGCTCCAAGGCGCTATTGGCCTTGATGTTCTGTTTCCTGTCCGCGTTTCTGTCGGCGTTTCTCGATGCGCTGACCGTGACGGCAGTCATCATCAGTGCCTCCGTGGGGTTTTATTCGGTGTATCACCGTGTCGCCTCCGGCCACGATCCGCGCGAGGATGCCGAGTTCAGCGACGACCGGCATTTACCCAGCCTTCATCATGCCGACCTCGAACAGTTCCGCGCCTTCTTGCGCAGCCTGCTGATGCACGGTGCTGTCGGCACCGCGCTGGGTGGTGTGTGTACGCTGGTTGGCGAGCCGCAGAACCTGCTGATCGGTCATGAGATGGGGTGGCACTTCGCTGAGTTCTTTCTGAAAATCGCCCCGGTGTCGTTGCCGGTACTGGCAGCCGGTCTGGTGACCTGTGTGCTGCTCGAGAAACTGCGCTGGTTCGGCTATGGCACGTTGCTGCCGGACAATGTACGTGCGGTGCTGGCCAACTACGCCGCCGAAGACAACGCCCAACGCACTTCCCGTCAACGCGCTGCGTTGCTGGTACAAGGGATGGCGGCGCTGATTCTGATTGCAGGGCTGGCGTTTCACATTGCCGAAGTGGGCCTGATCGGTTTGATGGTAATCGTGCTGATCACCGCATTCACCGGCATCACCGACGAACACCGCATCGGCAACGCATTCAGGGATGCAATGCCGTTCACGGCGCTGCTGGTGGTGTTTTTCGCAGTGGTGGCCGTGATTCACGATCAGCAATTGTTCACGCCGCTGATCCAGTGGGTGCTGGCGCTGCCGGCAGATCAGCAGCCGGGCATGTTGTTTATTGCCAATGGCTTGCTGTCGGCCATCAGCGACAACGTATTCGTGGCAACCATTTACATCACCGAAGTGAAACAGGCGTTCATCTCCGGCCACATGAGCCGCGAGCACTTTGAAACCCTGGCGATTGCGATCAATACCGGTACGAACCTGCCAAGCGTGGCAACACCCAATGGCCAGGCGGCGTTCCTGTTCCTGCTGACCTCGGCGATTGCTCCGCTGATTCGCCTGTCGTACGGACGGATGGTGTGGATGGCGCTGCCTTACACCGTGGTGATGGGTGTGTTGGGCTGGTATGCGGTGAGCTACTGGCTGTAACACCGGCCAAATGTGGGAGCGGGCTTGCTCGCGAAGGCGATGTGTCATTCAACAACAATGTTGAATGTGACGGCCTCTTCGTGAGCAAGCTCGCTCCCACATTGGTTTTGTGTCGTTATCGAGGGAGGATGTATTGCTCGATCGCCTGGGCCGCGCCGTCTTCGGTATTGGCCCCGGTCACCACGTCGGCCTGACGCTTCACCGCCTCCTCCGCCTGGCCCATGACGATCGACAATCCGGCCCGGTGAAACATCGCCGGGTCATTGCCGCCGTCACCAAGAGCGGCAGTCTGTTCCAGCGGCACGCCGAGAAACTCGGCCAGTGTCGCCAATGCCTCGCCCTTGTTGGCTTTCATCGCGGTCACGTCCAGATAGATCGGTTGTGAACGCGAGACCTGCGCCTGCCCTTCGACCTTGGGCAGCAACTGCGCTTCCAGTTCGATCAACAGTTCGGCGTTGTTGCTGGCGGCGACGATTTTGTCGATGTGTGCCAGGTAAGGCTCAAAACTTTCGACCACCACTGGCGGATAACCCAGGCCGTGCTGCTCTCGCGGGACCATCGGGCCGTATGGATCCTTCAACAGCCAGTCGCCGCCACTGAACACCCAGACTTCAATGTCCGGCTGATCGGCAAACAGCGCCAAAGCCGTCAGCGCCGCCGCTGCCGGCAAATAATGCGCAACCAGCAAACTACCATCCGGATTTACGATTGTGCCGCCATTGAAGGCCGCCGTCGGCAGATCGACACCCAGGGCTTCGATCTGCTGCAACATGGCTTTGGGCGGTCGCCCGGTGGCCAGGCTGAACAGCACGCCGGCCTCGCGCAAGGCGCGGACCGCTTCGATTGTGCGCTGACTGAGGCTGTGATCAGGGAGCAGTAAAGTGCCGTCCATGTCACTGAGCAGAAAACGGATGGGTTGTTGCGTTACGTCACTCACCGACGCTATGCCAAACGCGG
The Pseudomonas lini DNA segment above includes these coding regions:
- the nhaB gene encoding sodium/proton antiporter NhaB; this encodes MSGSMAQAFAHNFLGHSPRWYKASIVGFLILNALVLWTVGPVAAGWLLVLEFIFTLAMALKCYPLMPGGLLLIEALLLKMTTPQALYDELVHNFPVILLLMFMVAGIYFMKDLLLFLFSRLLLGVRSKALLALMFCFLSAFLSAFLDALTVTAVIISASVGFYSVYHRVASGHDPREDAEFSDDRHLPSLHHADLEQFRAFLRSLLMHGAVGTALGGVCTLVGEPQNLLIGHEMGWHFAEFFLKIAPVSLPVLAAGLVTCVLLEKLRWFGYGTLLPDNVRAVLANYAAEDNAQRTSRQRAALLVQGMAALILIAGLAFHIAEVGLIGLMVIVLITAFTGITDEHRIGNAFRDAMPFTALLVVFFAVVAVIHDQQLFTPLIQWVLALPADQQPGMLFIANGLLSAISDNVFVATIYITEVKQAFISGHMSREHFETLAIAINTGTNLPSVATPNGQAAFLFLLTSAIAPLIRLSYGRMVWMALPYTVVMGVLGWYAVSYWL
- a CDS encoding HAD family hydrolase; translation: MSDVTQQPIRFLLSDMDGTLLLPDHSLSQRTIEAVRALREAGVLFSLATGRPPKAMLQQIEALGVDLPTAAFNGGTIVNPDGSLLVAHYLPAAAALTALALFADQPDIEVWVFSGGDWLLKDPYGPMVPREQHGLGYPPVVVESFEPYLAHIDKIVAASNNAELLIELEAQLLPKVEGQAQVSRSQPIYLDVTAMKANKGEALATLAEFLGVPLEQTAALGDGGNDPAMFHRAGLSIVMGQAEEAVKRQADVVTGANTEDGAAQAIEQYILPR